A window of the Mesotoga prima MesG1.Ag.4.2 genome harbors these coding sequences:
- a CDS encoding ABC transporter ATP-binding protein gives MDNILTVENLKLYYYTSKGVVKAVDDISFTLKKGETLGLVGESGCGKTTTGFALLKMPTPPGKIVGGRIEVDGIDITPLRENEMRRNIRWEKISMVFQGAMNTLTPVYTIGKQMMETLQEHREMERDEARKRIEKYLNLVGLSGDIVKRYPHELSGGMKQRIAIATALFLEPKVIICDEPTTALDVIVQAQIINLLKDLKEKLDLSFIFITHDLATEAEVSDRIAVMYAGKIVEIGTNQQIYGEQGPCHPYTRNLLAATPRLHERVSELSFIPGAPPDLLEPPSGCRFHPRCSLAMDKCKEEEPPLIEIEDEHMVACWRCEKR, from the coding sequence ATGGATAACATATTGACTGTAGAAAACCTCAAGCTTTACTACTACACGAGCAAAGGTGTCGTGAAGGCAGTTGACGATATCTCCTTCACACTGAAGAAGGGTGAAACTCTTGGCCTCGTTGGAGAATCAGGCTGTGGAAAGACAACTACAGGTTTCGCCCTTCTCAAGATGCCCACTCCCCCGGGTAAGATTGTCGGAGGAAGGATAGAGGTAGACGGTATCGACATTACTCCCCTGCGTGAGAATGAAATGAGAAGGAATATACGCTGGGAGAAGATTTCCATGGTATTCCAGGGCGCAATGAATACCCTCACTCCCGTATACACAATAGGCAAACAGATGATGGAGACCCTCCAGGAACACAGAGAGATGGAAAGAGACGAGGCGAGAAAGAGAATAGAGAAGTATCTCAACCTCGTTGGACTCTCAGGCGATATAGTGAAGAGATATCCCCATGAACTCTCGGGAGGAATGAAACAGAGAATCGCTATTGCTACCGCCCTCTTTCTGGAACCTAAGGTTATAATCTGTGATGAACCCACGACCGCTCTGGATGTTATTGTACAGGCCCAGATAATAAACCTTCTCAAAGACTTAAAGGAAAAACTCGACCTTTCATTCATCTTCATAACTCACGACCTTGCAACAGAGGCAGAGGTTTCAGACAGGATAGCGGTGATGTATGCAGGAAAGATAGTGGAGATAGGAACAAATCAACAGATATACGGAGAACAGGGTCCCTGTCATCCATATACGAGAAACTTGCTCGCCGCCACTCCAAGACTACATGAAAGGGTGAGTGAACTCTCGTTCATCCCGGGTGCTCCTCCGGACTTGCTAGAGCCTCCTTCTGGCTGTAGATTCCATCCCAGATGTTCCCTGGCCATGGATAAGTGCAAAGAAGAAGAACCACCCCTAATAGAGATAGAAGATGAACACATGGTGGCCTGCTGGAGGTGTGAGAAGAGATGA
- a CDS encoding ABC transporter permease, producing the protein MYWKYAIKRVLYGILMYAILVFIFSALFNTVMEQTLRAQIEEQIRGETMRMTSLNESQLEDYVINRRNDLYSLYRLTRPVAERILWRTWDTLTLNLGNSTIIRSSNGSRSVWDVVSEAIPKTILLFSVAMLVDIVLGLLLGLKKAQKAGGLLDKSTSVGTMVVFGMPSWWLGMIMIMFFAYGVKIFPSGGLHSTPPPEGISYFFDLLYHLALPVLTLVVIGFWGRAFLTRNIVLGVLQEDYIMAARARGIPERKVLYGHTMRTSAPPIVTMSLLALLASVGGNIVYEGIFSWPGMGNLYWIALQQNDVPVLMGNLAITTGLYICGLVLLDLIYGLLDPRIKVGGKQ; encoded by the coding sequence ATGTACTGGAAGTATGCAATTAAGAGAGTGCTCTATGGGATACTTATGTACGCGATCTTGGTTTTCATTTTCTCTGCTCTGTTCAATACGGTAATGGAACAGACCCTAAGAGCGCAAATTGAAGAACAGATCAGAGGAGAGACTATGCGGATGACCAGTCTGAACGAGAGTCAGCTGGAAGACTACGTTATTAATCGAAGAAACGATCTGTACTCACTGTACCGCCTAACAAGACCAGTAGCCGAAAGAATTCTCTGGCGAACCTGGGACACCCTCACTTTGAATCTTGGTAATTCGACAATCATTAGATCCTCCAATGGAAGCAGAAGCGTATGGGATGTCGTTTCAGAAGCTATACCGAAGACCATTCTTCTCTTCTCTGTTGCAATGCTGGTGGACATTGTTCTCGGCCTTCTTCTGGGACTGAAAAAGGCACAAAAGGCCGGAGGACTACTGGACAAAAGCACTTCAGTTGGAACCATGGTGGTCTTCGGTATGCCGTCGTGGTGGCTGGGAATGATTATGATCATGTTCTTCGCCTATGGAGTAAAGATCTTTCCCTCCGGTGGACTACACTCGACTCCACCGCCAGAGGGAATTTCGTACTTCTTCGATCTTCTGTATCACCTCGCGCTCCCAGTACTTACGCTTGTTGTTATCGGTTTCTGGGGAAGGGCCTTTCTTACCAGAAACATCGTTCTCGGAGTACTTCAGGAAGACTACATAATGGCGGCAAGAGCAAGAGGTATCCCTGAAAGGAAGGTTCTCTACGGACACACTATGAGAACTTCTGCACCGCCGATTGTTACAATGTCTCTGCTGGCATTGCTAGCTTCTGTTGGAGGAAACATTGTCTACGAGGGAATTTTCTCCTGGCCAGGAATGGGAAACCTTTACTGGATAGCTTTGCAGCAGAATGATGTTCCAGTTCTTATGGGAAACCTCGCGATAACTACCGGCTTATATATCTGTGGTCTAGTCCTTCTAGATCTCATTTATGGCCTACTTGATCCAAGAATCAAGGTAGGTGGTAAACAATGA
- a CDS encoding alpha/beta fold hydrolase, giving the protein MRTFFVIIILAFSASCLAYEGQILFSGNEIHYEVEEADGEVVILIGDGPGFSSSYMKGILSGRKTLRYDQLESGSSKNHSDVAIDFQYFVAELASLIFSLEINSFHLLGHGFGSAIAVGFALTNPEGLLSLVMINPRLNLPAIDSALSDLADGESSQSFDKFYYLFGDGPTSELKPVLSRDIINEEIYNLFWGETPTFISGILRGHDFSSGLLDINLPILICSGLNSFPGAKNLLTFQEGSPNIEFVTFMNSGHLPMFEEKKAFKTIVEDFLQRAEENFGHQGQQEMNLDDMSEVPGDMVFGWEDLEKVHELHVGDDFSVKLPSNRGAGYFWKVKSLDENSIRLISDPYYEELKESGGGRDVFDFRVVGSGKSSIEFSFGSLWEETSIRTSSFSINVEKPNIDPIIIDSSDVGKTIVVGLNEPIEVILDSPIDSGLRWRISATTPEVLRQPRENEVKITEPSPYSAGKVAQTFYFEGMNYGQARLRFDYGSLWEDVAPERTFEATIVVAEPVREYVFVQDSDYGRTISIRIDQTVLVRLKKGNEEDCEWQLSSYSAVEPVGDITEVEYMGVRYSVFRLKPTDSGDSMLEFLYFEGEKRREQVDAFKIGLVITEESGQEMSPDQK; this is encoded by the coding sequence TTGCGTACTTTCTTTGTGATCATAATATTAGCTTTTTCAGCGAGCTGTCTAGCTTATGAAGGGCAGATTCTATTTAGCGGAAACGAGATCCATTATGAAGTCGAAGAAGCCGATGGAGAAGTGGTTATCCTGATTGGCGACGGTCCAGGCTTCAGCAGTTCTTATATGAAAGGAATACTCAGTGGAAGGAAGACTTTGAGATACGATCAGCTTGAAAGTGGGAGTTCAAAGAATCACTCGGATGTAGCTATTGATTTTCAATACTTTGTTGCTGAACTCGCTTCACTTATTTTTTCGCTCGAAATAAACTCTTTTCATCTTCTTGGCCATGGATTTGGATCAGCAATCGCCGTTGGATTTGCCCTTACAAATCCTGAAGGACTGCTCAGTCTTGTAATGATAAATCCAAGATTGAACCTCCCTGCAATCGATTCCGCATTATCCGATCTAGCCGATGGTGAATCGTCTCAGAGTTTCGACAAGTTCTATTATTTGTTTGGGGATGGTCCCACATCTGAACTGAAGCCGGTACTTTCCAGAGATATTATAAACGAGGAAATCTATAACCTGTTTTGGGGAGAAACCCCTACCTTCATTAGTGGAATTCTTAGAGGACATGATTTTTCCTCAGGACTTTTAGACATTAACCTACCGATTCTTATCTGCTCTGGATTAAACAGCTTTCCCGGCGCCAAGAATCTCTTAACGTTTCAAGAGGGGTCTCCAAATATAGAATTTGTAACGTTCATGAACAGCGGACATCTACCTATGTTTGAAGAGAAGAAAGCCTTCAAAACCATTGTGGAAGATTTCCTTCAAAGAGCCGAAGAAAACTTTGGTCATCAAGGACAACAGGAAATGAATCTTGATGACATGTCGGAAGTTCCAGGAGATATGGTATTCGGATGGGAAGATCTTGAGAAAGTTCACGAACTTCACGTTGGAGATGATTTTTCCGTGAAGCTTCCTTCAAATCGAGGTGCAGGCTACTTCTGGAAAGTCAAGAGTTTAGACGAAAACTCTATAAGACTGATTTCGGATCCATACTACGAAGAGCTTAAGGAATCAGGCGGTGGACGCGACGTCTTCGATTTCCGGGTAGTTGGATCTGGGAAGTCTTCCATTGAGTTTTCCTTTGGTTCATTGTGGGAGGAAACTTCAATAAGGACGTCTTCATTTTCTATTAATGTAGAAAAACCCAACATAGATCCGATAATTATTGATTCTTCAGATGTGGGAAAAACTATTGTAGTCGGTCTCAATGAACCTATAGAGGTTATTCTCGATTCCCCTATTGATTCCGGATTAAGATGGCGTATCTCTGCCACCACTCCTGAAGTACTCCGACAGCCAAGAGAAAATGAAGTGAAAATTACGGAGCCATCGCCGTATTCAGCCGGGAAAGTTGCACAAACCTTCTACTTTGAAGGCATGAATTACGGGCAGGCTAGGCTTAGGTTTGATTATGGCAGTCTGTGGGAAGATGTCGCTCCCGAGAGAACTTTTGAGGCTACAATAGTCGTTGCAGAACCCGTTAGGGAATATGTTTTTGTTCAGGATTCCGACTATGGAAGAACGATTTCAATAAGGATCGATCAAACGGTCTTGGTTAGATTGAAGAAAGGCAACGAAGAAGATTGCGAATGGCAACTTTCTTCATATTCGGCAGTAGAACCTGTTGGTGACATCACTGAAGTAGAGTATATGGGTGTAAGGTATTCAGTGTTTCGATTAAAACCCACAGACTCAGGAGATTCTATGCTTGAATTTCTCTATTTTGAAGGCGAAAAAAGAAGGGAACAGGTTGATGCCTTCAAAATAGGCTTGGTAATAACTGAAGAATCTGGTCAAGAAATGTCGCCCGATCAAAAATAG
- a CDS encoding glycoside hydrolase family 127 protein: MTFVNDTSRSPRAQVRPLAIEKVELQGFVGRYQGLMKSTSLPMQYEYLESTGRIDNFRKAAGNMEGSFTGWFFNDSDVYKWIEAASYSLSYNEDPEIRARIESLITLIEKAQEISGDGYINTYFVGQKAGERWKDLKNMHELYCAGHLIQAGIANKRASGDETLFKVCVSAADNILDSFRDDDCKVTTGHPELEMAMIELHRETGNRDYLKFAQMLIDNRGRGYVGGDEYHIDHVPFRELKELTGHAVRMLYLLAGAADIFLETGDETLLAVLERLWIDLTARKMYVTGGAGSRYEGESFGEEFELPSRRAYAETCAAVGNVFWNWRMYMISGDAKYLDLFEQSFYNGVLSGISLDGKRYFYVNPLEDAGKREREEWFECACCPPNIARLLTSFGGYIYGTTLNEIRVNFYEESKATIPFRDGEVSIIQKTSYPHSEEVQLTVATDLDTELSILLRIPEWTEGEFEVQVDGIKQKLRPEKGFVRLEGNWKGKTEVYLALPMRIRLMTANPLLRENTDKVSVQRGPLVYCAEGVDNPDFDVRTLSVPSRKNFEVTQSDALPGNPVILSGKGVAFDLDGWEKKLYNPLGSVKSKGNNVRFSLVPYYAWNNRGKSTMCVWLHVH; the protein is encoded by the coding sequence GTGACATTCGTGAATGACACGTCACGGTCACCAAGAGCGCAAGTAAGGCCCCTGGCTATCGAGAAAGTGGAACTACAGGGGTTTGTCGGAAGATATCAGGGACTCATGAAGTCTACCAGTTTGCCTATGCAATACGAGTATCTGGAGTCAACTGGAAGAATAGACAACTTTCGAAAGGCAGCAGGGAACATGGAAGGGAGCTTCACCGGCTGGTTTTTCAATGATTCCGATGTTTATAAGTGGATAGAGGCGGCGTCTTACTCTCTTTCATATAACGAGGACCCCGAAATTCGTGCCAGAATTGAGTCTTTGATAACTCTTATAGAAAAGGCACAGGAGATAAGCGGTGACGGTTATATCAACACTTACTTTGTTGGCCAGAAGGCGGGGGAAAGATGGAAAGATTTGAAGAACATGCACGAACTCTACTGTGCGGGCCATCTTATCCAGGCAGGTATAGCCAACAAGAGAGCCTCTGGTGACGAGACGCTGTTCAAGGTTTGCGTAAGTGCTGCCGACAATATTCTTGACAGCTTTAGAGATGACGACTGCAAAGTGACCACAGGCCATCCCGAGTTAGAGATGGCAATGATCGAACTACACAGAGAAACAGGCAATCGCGACTATTTGAAATTTGCTCAGATGCTTATCGACAATCGCGGTAGAGGTTATGTTGGCGGCGATGAGTATCACATAGATCATGTACCGTTCAGAGAACTAAAAGAGCTTACCGGTCATGCGGTTAGGATGCTGTACTTACTGGCGGGCGCGGCAGACATATTTCTTGAAACTGGAGACGAGACCCTGCTGGCAGTCCTTGAAAGACTATGGATCGATCTCACAGCAAGGAAGATGTACGTTACTGGTGGCGCCGGCTCAAGATACGAGGGAGAATCCTTCGGAGAAGAGTTCGAATTACCCAGCAGAAGAGCTTATGCGGAAACATGTGCTGCAGTTGGAAATGTCTTCTGGAACTGGCGCATGTATATGATATCTGGTGATGCCAAGTACCTGGACCTATTCGAGCAGTCTTTCTATAATGGAGTGTTGTCGGGAATTTCGCTTGATGGTAAACGCTACTTCTATGTCAATCCTCTGGAAGACGCAGGTAAACGCGAGCGAGAGGAATGGTTTGAATGCGCGTGCTGTCCTCCAAACATCGCTAGATTGCTGACCTCTTTCGGAGGTTATATCTATGGAACAACTCTGAACGAAATCAGGGTCAATTTCTACGAAGAGAGCAAAGCCACAATTCCTTTTAGAGACGGAGAAGTTTCCATTATTCAGAAAACTTCTTATCCACACTCTGAAGAAGTGCAGTTAACTGTTGCTACTGATCTGGATACTGAGCTCTCTATTCTCCTAAGAATTCCTGAATGGACCGAAGGAGAATTCGAAGTGCAGGTCGATGGCATAAAACAAAAACTTCGTCCAGAGAAGGGATTTGTGCGGCTGGAAGGCAACTGGAAGGGAAAGACTGAAGTATATCTGGCCCTTCCGATGCGCATTCGATTGATGACCGCCAACCCTCTTCTTAGGGAAAACACTGACAAAGTCTCGGTCCAAAGGGGGCCTCTCGTTTACTGCGCAGAAGGTGTTGACAACCCGGATTTCGATGTAAGAACCTTGTCAGTGCCTTCAAGAAAGAACTTCGAAGTCACACAGAGTGATGCACTGCCAGGAAACCCAGTAATTCTTAGTGGGAAGGGAGTCGCCTTTGATCTGGATGGATGGGAAAAGAAGCTATACAACCCCCTTGGATCAGTGAAGAGCAAGGGCAACAATGTTAGATTTTCTCTTGTTCCATACTACGCCTGGAATAACAGGGGAAAATCGACAATGTGTGTATGGTTGCATGTCCACTAG
- a CDS encoding ABC transporter ATP-binding protein — protein MNENIIEVKDLQKWFPIRRNISQFFKGEHNYVKAVDGVTFSIKRGEIFGLVGESGCGKTTTGKLIMKLLEPTGGTMFLNGKDVTHIEKDELKIYRRNVQMIFQDPYASMNPRFKIRDVMEEPLIIHKLGEDRDERMKMIEKALREVKLNPPDEFLVRYPHMLSGGQRQRAATARTLLLNPELLVADEPVSMIDLSTRAEILHMMKEVQRDLGLTYLYITHDLSTARYFTDRIAVMYLGKIIEIGDPDDVIDNPVHPYTRALIAAVCEPVAGKVNKPKIVPIKGEIPSAANIPKGCRFHPRCPYAKEECWEKEEPQLQEIEDGHFHACRRWKEVADENRG, from the coding sequence ATGAACGAAAACATAATTGAAGTCAAAGACCTTCAGAAATGGTTCCCCATAAGAAGAAACATATCCCAGTTCTTCAAGGGAGAACACAACTACGTCAAGGCAGTTGACGGAGTAACCTTCTCGATAAAGAGGGGCGAGATATTCGGTCTAGTTGGAGAGTCCGGTTGTGGAAAGACCACTACGGGAAAACTAATCATGAAACTCCTAGAACCCACAGGCGGGACAATGTTCCTAAACGGAAAGGATGTAACTCATATAGAGAAAGATGAACTGAAGATTTACAGAAGGAACGTACAGATGATCTTTCAGGACCCATACGCTTCAATGAACCCTCGATTCAAGATAAGGGATGTCATGGAGGAGCCTCTAATAATACACAAACTCGGAGAAGACAGGGATGAGAGAATGAAGATGATCGAGAAGGCTTTAAGGGAAGTCAAGCTCAATCCTCCAGATGAATTCCTTGTGAGATATCCCCATATGTTATCCGGGGGTCAGAGACAGAGGGCAGCTACCGCGAGGACTCTTCTTCTAAACCCCGAGCTTCTCGTTGCGGATGAACCGGTATCCATGATAGATCTCTCAACTAGGGCCGAGATACTTCACATGATGAAGGAAGTGCAGAGAGACCTTGGTCTTACCTATCTCTACATAACACACGATCTCTCCACTGCGAGATACTTCACCGACAGGATAGCCGTGATGTACCTTGGAAAGATAATAGAGATAGGAGATCCAGATGATGTTATAGACAATCCAGTTCATCCATACACAAGGGCTCTCATCGCTGCCGTATGCGAACCGGTAGCGGGAAAGGTAAACAAACCGAAGATAGTACCGATAAAGGGAGAGATCCCCTCTGCCGCCAATATTCCAAAGGGCTGCAGATTCCATCCCAGATGTCCTTATGCAAAAGAAGAATGCTGGGAGAAGGAAGAACCTCAGCTTCAGGAGATTGAAGATGGTCACTTCCACGCCTGCAGAAGATGGAAGGAAGTAGCTGATGAAAACCGAGGGTAG
- a CDS encoding ABC transporter permease: MSDLRRSASDFWKEFRKVRSGMIGLIFLVVFICILIFEPIIVPYPEVNEKWRDITYWQDLPSSAPPSWINLFTSKKRAVSETIEKYTFSETLAGAMRIQEYVFEYDYSASVAPSDVVFHASGVGKPTVVISIERPDGLSVDLYRKQLETSPSQDARVSIDRSAQTSAMNFGKKYSPSEGVPLQTIKTTDVLFSKAQEGIFRNPEPLVGTYRLKVTLLLQKPDERIDNVFISIAGRVHGILGTDNSKRDIWSGVIAGVKWAMLIGLLTALVSVSIGVVYGVISAYVGGWKDSLMQRIFEIFISVPMLPVLIVMSAVFKPNIWVMIGIMCIFYWVGPVKTVRSMGLQIKEETYIEASRALGASNTRIIFKHMVPLLIPYAFASMALNVPGAIVVEATISLLGLGDATIVTWGQILQAANSGGAMLSGMWWWVVPPGLAIAFMGMTFAFVGFAMDKILNPKLKTR; this comes from the coding sequence ATGAGTGATTTAAGAAGATCGGCAAGCGATTTCTGGAAGGAATTCAGAAAGGTTAGGTCGGGAATGATTGGTCTCATATTTCTCGTAGTATTTATCTGCATCCTAATCTTTGAACCTATCATCGTACCATATCCCGAAGTCAACGAGAAGTGGAGAGATATTACCTATTGGCAGGATCTTCCTTCCAGTGCACCTCCTTCGTGGATTAATCTCTTTACCTCAAAGAAGCGCGCGGTATCGGAGACTATCGAGAAGTATACCTTTTCCGAAACCCTTGCCGGTGCAATGAGAATACAGGAGTATGTTTTTGAATATGATTACTCCGCGTCTGTTGCTCCCTCGGATGTCGTGTTTCATGCTTCTGGAGTCGGCAAGCCAACTGTGGTTATCTCTATCGAAAGACCGGACGGCCTTTCAGTTGATTTGTACAGAAAACAGCTTGAAACCTCTCCAAGTCAAGATGCCAGGGTCTCAATCGATAGATCGGCCCAAACATCGGCGATGAATTTCGGCAAGAAATACTCCCCTTCTGAAGGAGTCCCTCTCCAAACAATCAAGACTACCGATGTGTTATTCTCGAAAGCCCAGGAGGGAATATTCAGAAATCCTGAGCCGCTCGTTGGAACATACAGACTCAAAGTAACACTTCTACTGCAAAAGCCAGACGAGAGGATCGACAATGTCTTTATCAGCATTGCGGGCAGAGTACATGGGATTCTGGGGACGGACAACTCGAAGAGAGATATCTGGAGTGGAGTAATAGCCGGAGTGAAATGGGCCATGCTCATCGGGCTCCTCACGGCTCTTGTTTCGGTTTCCATAGGTGTCGTTTACGGTGTCATCAGTGCTTATGTTGGAGGCTGGAAGGATTCTTTAATGCAACGTATATTCGAGATATTCATAAGCGTTCCCATGCTTCCCGTACTCATTGTCATGAGCGCTGTCTTTAAGCCTAATATCTGGGTGATGATTGGAATAATGTGCATCTTCTACTGGGTAGGACCGGTGAAGACCGTCAGGAGCATGGGACTCCAGATCAAGGAAGAGACTTATATTGAGGCCTCCAGGGCTCTTGGAGCCTCCAATACGAGAATAATCTTCAAACATATGGTTCCTCTGCTTATCCCCTACGCCTTCGCTTCAATGGCCCTCAACGTACCGGGCGCAATTGTCGTAGAAGCCACGATAAGTCTTTTGGGCCTTGGAGATGCGACGATCGTAACCTGGGGGCAGATATTACAGGCTGCTAACAGCGGAGGCGCGATGTTGAGCGGAATGTGGTGGTGGGTAGTACCGCCGGGACTGGCGATAGCCTTCATGGGGATGACATTCGCATTTGTCGGGTTCGCAATGGACAAGATACTTAACCCGAAACTGAAGACGAGGTAA
- a CDS encoding DUF1349 domain-containing protein: MQLSSFGEGTIKHFTWLNEPKRWELQDGNLIVESEESTDFWQRTHYGFRNDNGHFLFVPLMEDFSFVLGAKFFPVNQYDQAGVMVRVSPSCWLKSSIEFEGSAPSKLGAVVTNSGYSDWSTQDVSCETRSLRVKVDRKGSDYSVFAWQDEWVQLRLARLIEDDCKLPVMVGAYCCSPRGSGYRVVFDEISLNCR, encoded by the coding sequence ATGCAGCTTTCTTCATTTGGCGAGGGAACAATTAAGCATTTCACATGGCTGAATGAACCGAAGCGCTGGGAATTGCAGGATGGTAACCTGATAGTGGAATCAGAAGAATCTACCGATTTCTGGCAAAGAACGCATTACGGATTTAGAAACGACAACGGCCATTTTCTTTTTGTCCCATTAATGGAAGATTTCTCGTTTGTCCTTGGCGCGAAGTTCTTCCCGGTCAATCAATACGATCAGGCCGGAGTCATGGTGAGGGTCTCACCTTCCTGCTGGTTGAAGAGCTCTATTGAGTTTGAAGGAAGTGCCCCATCCAAACTAGGTGCCGTTGTTACTAACTCTGGCTATTCAGACTGGTCGACTCAAGATGTATCTTGCGAAACAAGGAGCCTAAGAGTTAAAGTCGACAGAAAGGGATCTGACTACTCAGTTTTTGCTTGGCAGGATGAGTGGGTTCAACTCCGGCTGGCAAGACTAATAGAAGACGACTGCAAACTTCCAGTTATGGTGGGGGCTTATTGCTGTAGTCCAAGAGGAAGTGGCTACAGAGTAGTCTTCGATGAAATCTCCTTGAACTGCAGATAG
- a CDS encoding transposase, with product MEIVGIDWGRKKHYCYLLHQGKKLVLRNKEEDFAKLLKIKEAVYVIEDGNNRIVDYLLRNNRQVYILPSRRSSEARSFFVIEGKSDFIDSKVIAMTYEHNPEWCLQVKREGIAFELDVLVEENAVINVSMMQDIGRLDAYLERYWPEVKEVFSGTSARKLAFISICPTAKDFLSMSDKEILLKLKEMGFLINSNLKSKLKELRKIALERYVPASIRTLIVAFSRYAMEKKVMKEEIGKQMKEIIEKSEFSVLLTLPGVGVIIASQLIVAYLTHKFSSYRDLQRYAGTTPTYYGSGNKNTTKMRSNCNHYLRGTLHIASLAATNSSKWMKRFYDNKKSEGKSSAHALRALANTILKIAFAMLRDLTPYSEEKFFKRNPLSDYTPSKKEGKQKPEYSLKVSSVATCRSTA from the coding sequence ACCAGGGTAAGAAGTTAGTTTTAAGGAACAAGGAAGAAGATTTCGCGAAGCTTCTGAAGATAAAGGAGGCGGTCTATGTTATTGAGGATGGCAATAACAGGATCGTCGATTATCTTCTAAGGAACAACAGGCAGGTGTACATACTTCCAAGCAGGAGATCGAGCGAAGCCAGGTCATTCTTCGTGATAGAAGGCAAGAGCGATTTCATTGATTCGAAGGTAATAGCGATGACCTATGAGCATAACCCCGAATGGTGTTTGCAAGTGAAGAGGGAAGGGATAGCTTTTGAGCTGGATGTACTGGTTGAAGAGAACGCTGTGATAAATGTATCTATGATGCAGGATATAGGAAGGCTGGATGCATACCTTGAAAGGTACTGGCCGGAGGTGAAAGAAGTTTTCAGTGGCACTTCCGCCAGAAAACTGGCGTTTATATCCATCTGTCCTACTGCAAAAGACTTTCTCTCAATGTCTGATAAAGAGATACTCCTGAAGCTTAAAGAGATGGGTTTCCTGATAAATAGCAATCTCAAAAGCAAGCTGAAGGAGCTCAGAAAAATCGCGCTTGAAAGATATGTGCCAGCTTCCATAAGGACATTGATAGTCGCTTTCTCAAGGTACGCTATGGAGAAGAAAGTGATGAAGGAAGAGATAGGCAAGCAGATGAAAGAAATCATTGAGAAAAGCGAATTCAGTGTGCTTCTCACCTTACCTGGAGTGGGAGTAATAATCGCCAGCCAGCTCATAGTTGCCTACCTAACACACAAGTTCAGTTCCTACAGAGACCTTCAAAGGTACGCGGGAACTACTCCGACTTACTATGGAAGCGGTAACAAGAACACCACCAAGATGAGAAGTAACTGCAATCACTATCTCAGAGGGACTCTTCATATAGCCAGTCTTGCTGCAACAAATAGCTCTAAATGGATGAAAAGATTCTACGACAACAAAAAGAGCGAGGGCAAGAGCTCTGCTCATGCCCTCCGTGCATTGGCGAACACCATCCTCAAAATCGCCTTCGCCATGCTTAGGGATTTGACTCCCTACTCAGAAGAGAAATTCTTCAAGAGGAATCCTCTTTCTGATTATACTCCTTCTAAAAAGGAGGGAAAACAGAAGCCTGAATACTCGCTGAAAGTATCTTCAGTAGCTACCTGCCGGTCTACTGCTTGA
- a CDS encoding M23 family metallopeptidase: MKAKFALILYVLFIFANACGVGSIRYLVRPGDRLFNIIRDYNLRISTVLDLNCIANPRQLEPGEFINLPTGDGFFYEVQYGDSIDFIAKLFFALAEEIMAANGLKCTSVIYPGQRLFIPLESINVCGSINPGTQFTWPVYGKISSEFGWRKDPFTGVSTFHSGIDIAVQKDAPVFASKDGMVMEAQESGGYGLNIIIQHYDGSKTRYSHLNHISVYVGQRVLRGELIGRVGETGRATGPHLHFEIIDSNDQCRNPRSYLTGINYMYVRREADSLGVGGR; this comes from the coding sequence ATGAAAGCCAAGTTTGCTTTGATTCTTTATGTTTTGTTTATTTTTGCGAACGCTTGCGGAGTAGGTTCTATAAGATACCTGGTTAGGCCGGGCGACAGATTGTTCAACATCATCAGAGACTATAATCTGAGAATCAGTACAGTACTCGACCTGAACTGCATCGCCAATCCTCGTCAGCTTGAACCTGGGGAATTCATAAATCTTCCTACTGGAGACGGTTTCTTTTATGAAGTTCAGTATGGTGATTCAATTGACTTCATCGCGAAGCTTTTCTTTGCTCTTGCCGAAGAAATCATGGCTGCAAATGGTTTGAAATGTACCTCGGTAATTTATCCTGGACAAAGGCTGTTTATCCCGCTTGAATCAATAAATGTCTGCGGAAGTATTAATCCTGGTACGCAGTTTACCTGGCCGGTATATGGAAAGATCTCTTCGGAATTTGGTTGGCGAAAGGATCCCTTTACCGGAGTTTCTACCTTTCATTCCGGTATAGATATCGCAGTTCAAAAAGATGCGCCCGTTTTTGCCTCCAAGGATGGAATGGTAATGGAGGCGCAGGAAAGCGGTGGGTATGGACTGAACATAATAATCCAACATTATGACGGCAGCAAAACAAGATATTCACACCTGAATCATATCAGTGTATATGTTGGTCAGAGAGTGCTAAGGGGAGAGTTAATCGGTAGAGTGGGAGAAACCGGGAGAGCTACGGGACCTCATCTGCATTTCGAGATTATCGATTCCAATGATCAATGCAGGAATCCAAGAAGTTATCTTACAGGTATAAACTACATGTACGTTAGAAGAGAAGCAGATAGCCTTGGCGTTGGGGGTAGATAG